The genomic window CGGCGGCACCGCCCCGAGGAACAGCAGGGTGAGGTGCCAGCGCGCCGGGTCCCCCCAGCGCGGCGCACCCGGCGCCGCGCGCAGCGGCTCGAGGGCCGCCGCCAGGTCGGCGCGCGCCCGCGCCGGCGGGGCCACCGCGACGAACAGCCGCAGCGGCGCCGGCTCGCTCAGCGCACCACCAGGCCGGCGTCGGACAGCGCCGTCTGCAGCCGCAGCCGCTCGACGTCGCGGGCGAACCCGTGCGGCACGGTGCCCAGGGCGTGCGGTACGGCGAGCAGCGCGGCGGCCTCGGTGAGGACGTCGTCGTAGGCGGCCTGCAGCCCCCGCCGGCGCACCTGGGGCGCGCCGGCCGGGACCGCGTCCAGCTGGCGGCCGAGCCGGCGCACGTCGGCGGCGACGGCCTCCACCGGCCGGAGTGCGGCGGGCGTGGGCGGATCCCCCTCGCGGGCTCTGCGGCGGGCGCGGAGGTCGAGCAGGAACTGCCCGGAGAAGAGGCGGAACAGCAGGCCGAGCGCGGCGAAGGCGCCGACGAGCATCGCGGTGATGCCGGCGAGCTGGAGCAGGGCGGAGGTCATCGGCACTCCGTGGACGCGGGTGGCCGCGACGGTACGTGCCGACGGGGGCCGCCGCCAGGGGGGCAGGTCAGCGCCCCGCGGCCTGCTCCCCGCGGACCTCCCCGACGTGCAGCAGCAGCCGCGGCGGGACGACGTGGGCCTCCAGCCGGACCCGCCGCCCGCGGGCCAGCCACAGCCCGGCGAGGGCACCGGCCACGACGACGACCGCCCCGCCGAGGATGAGCCCCCACGGCGCCCCGAGGTGCTCGGAGACCCAGCCGATGACCGGCGCCCCCAGCGGCGTGCCGCCCATGAAGCACATGAAGTACAGCGCCATCACGCGTCCGCGCATCTGGGGGTCGGCGCCGAGCTGCACGAAGCTGTTGTTGGCCACGCTGAAGACCAGCGCCGCCGCGCCGGTGGGCACCAGCAGGACGGCGAAGGGCAGGAAGCCCGTCGTCAGCCCGCACGCCACGGTGAGCAGGCCGAAGACGACCGCCGAGGTGACCAGGAACCGCTGCCGCGGTCGGGCGCTGCGCCGGGTGGACAGGAAGGCGCCGGTCAGCGACCCGACGGCGAACGTCGTCGACAGCAGCCCGAAGGCCTCGGCACCGAGGTCGAAGACCTCGCGGGCCATGAGCGCGATCGTGACCTGGAAGTTGAACCCGAAGGTGCCGATGACGAAGGCGAGCACCATCGCCAGCCGCAGGTCGGGACGCGCCCAGGTGTAGGCCAGGCCCGCCCGCAGCTGGCCGCGGGCGCGCGCCACCGGCTCGCTGCGCCGCAGCTCCTCCGGCCGCATGAGGAGCAGCGCGCCGATCGTGAAGGCGAAGCTCGCCGCGTTGACCAGGAACGCCGGCGCGGTGTCCCCGCCGGAGGCGCCGATGAGCAGCCCGGCCAGCGCCGGGCCGACCAGCCGGGCGCCGTTGAAGATCGTCGAGTTCAGCCCGACGGCGTTGGCCAGCAGGTCGCCGCCGACCATCTCCGAGACGAACGCCTGGCGCACGGGGGCGTCGATCGCCGACACCGAACCCAGGCCCGCCGCCAGCACGAACACGTGCCACAGCGCGACGGTGCCGGTGGCCACGAGCAGCCCGAGACCGACGGCGAGCAGCCCCATGAGCACCTGGGTGACGACGAGCACGCGGCGCTTGTCGTAGCGGTCGGCCAGGACGCCGCCGTACATGCTCAGCAGCAGCGACGG from Geodermatophilus normandii includes these protein-coding regions:
- a CDS encoding MFS transporter, which gives rise to MTSTAADPTSGRPAAGGRSPFRSLHVHNFRLYASANLVSLTGTWMQRIGQDWLVLQLSGDSGVALGLITALQFGPSLLLSMYGGVLADRYDKRRVLVVTQVLMGLLAVGLGLLVATGTVALWHVFVLAAGLGSVSAIDAPVRQAFVSEMVGGDLLANAVGLNSTIFNGARLVGPALAGLLIGASGGDTAPAFLVNAASFAFTIGALLLMRPEELRRSEPVARARGQLRAGLAYTWARPDLRLAMVLAFVIGTFGFNFQVTIALMAREVFDLGAEAFGLLSTTFAVGSLTGAFLSTRRSARPRQRFLVTSAVVFGLLTVACGLTTGFLPFAVLLVPTGAAALVFSVANNSFVQLGADPQMRGRVMALYFMCFMGGTPLGAPVIGWVSEHLGAPWGLILGGAVVVVAGALAGLWLARGRRVRLEAHVVPPRLLLHVGEVRGEQAAGR